In Deinococcus malanensis, one DNA window encodes the following:
- a CDS encoding GTP-binding protein: ERTKPHVNVGTIGHVDHGKTTLTAAITFTAAAMDPTIETLAYDQIDKAPEEKARGITINTSHVEYNTPSRHYSHVDCPGHADYVKNMITGAAQMDGAILVVSSADGPMPQTREHILLARQVGVPYIVVFMNKVDMVDDEELLELVEMEVRELLSKYEFPGDDLPVIKGSALQALEALQGNPKTARGENKWVDNI; the protein is encoded by the coding sequence GAGCGCACGAAGCCCCACGTGAACGTGGGGACGATTGGACACGTCGACCACGGGAAGACCACGCTGACGGCCGCGATCACCTTCACGGCGGCGGCGATGGACCCGACCATCGAGACGCTGGCCTACGACCAGATCGACAAGGCCCCCGAAGAGAAGGCCCGCGGCATCACGATCAACACCAGCCACGTGGAATACAACACGCCCAGCCGCCACTACAGCCACGTGGACTGCCCCGGCCACGCCGACTACGTCAAGAACATGATCACGGGCGCCGCCCAGATGGACGGCGCGATCCTGGTGGTCTCCAGCGCTGACGGCCCCATGCCCCAGACCCGCGAGCACATCCTGCTGGCGCGTCAGGTCGGCGTGCCGTACATCGTGGTGTTCATGAATAAGGTCGACATGGTCGACGACGAAGAACTGCTCGAGCTGGTCGAGATGGAAGTGCGCGAACTGCTGAGCAAGTACGAGTTCCCCGGTGATGACCTGCCGGTGATCAAGGGCAGCGCACTGCAGGCCCTCGAAGCGCTGCAGGGCAACCCCAAGACCGCCCGCGGCGAGAACAAGTGGGTCGACAACATCTG
- the fusA gene encoding elongation factor G — MTTKAQSYLTHFRNIGIAAHIDAGKTTTTERILYYTGRTHNIGEVHDGAATMDWMEQERERGITITAAATTAKWKRSGTDQEYVVNIIDTPGHVDFTIEVERSMRVLDGAVAVFDSSQGVEPQSETVWRQADRYGVPRIAFSNKMDKTGASFELVLNDIKERLGAIPAPIQYPMGQENDFKGIIDIVRQRAHVYTNDLGTDIVESDVPAEFADKVTEMRAQLIEAAAEVDEDLMMMYLEGEEPSVEQLVAAIRKGTIEKKIFPVLCGSALKNKGVQLLLDAVVDYLPSPLEVPAIRGKVEDSEDTVDFPADPEGKLAALAFKIMADPYVGRLTFVRIYSGTLQSGSYVYNASKDKRDRVGRLLKMHANSREEVTELRAGELGAVIGLKDAGTGNTLIADGEDRVLLESIDVPEPVIKLAIEPKTKADQEKMGIGLQKLAEEDPTFRVESDQESGQTTISGMGELHLEILVDRLKREYKVDANVGAPQVAYRETITKAVDVEGKFVRQSGGRGQFGHVKIKAEPLEPGAGFVFENIVVGGTVPREFVGPAQKGIEEALQSGPMLGFPVVDMKVSLYDGSYHEVDSSEMAFKIAGSMALKEAVQKGAPAILEPIMRVEVTVPEDYMGDIIGDLNSRRGQIQGMEARGNAQIVKAFVPLSEMFGYATDMRSMTQGRASYSMFFDHYSQVPNNLAQQLMKK; from the coding sequence ATGACCACCAAAGCCCAGAGCTACCTGACCCACTTCCGCAATATCGGTATTGCTGCGCACATCGACGCCGGCAAGACCACCACCACCGAGCGCATCCTGTACTACACCGGCCGGACCCACAACATCGGCGAAGTGCACGACGGCGCCGCCACCATGGACTGGATGGAGCAGGAGCGCGAGCGCGGCATCACCATCACCGCCGCCGCCACCACTGCCAAGTGGAAGCGTTCAGGCACCGACCAGGAATACGTCGTCAACATCATCGACACCCCTGGCCACGTGGACTTCACCATCGAAGTCGAGCGTTCCATGCGCGTGCTCGACGGTGCGGTCGCCGTGTTCGACTCCAGCCAGGGCGTGGAGCCCCAGAGTGAAACCGTGTGGCGTCAGGCTGACCGTTACGGCGTGCCGCGCATCGCGTTCTCCAACAAGATGGACAAGACCGGTGCAAGCTTCGAGCTCGTGCTAAACGACATCAAGGAGCGCCTCGGCGCCATTCCTGCCCCGATACAGTACCCCATGGGTCAGGAAAACGACTTCAAGGGCATCATCGACATCGTTCGTCAGCGCGCCCACGTCTACACGAACGATCTCGGCACCGACATTGTGGAAAGTGACGTGCCTGCCGAGTTCGCCGACAAGGTGACCGAGATGCGCGCCCAGCTGATCGAAGCGGCTGCTGAAGTCGACGAAGACCTGATGATGATGTACCTGGAAGGCGAGGAGCCCAGCGTGGAGCAGCTGGTCGCCGCCATCCGCAAGGGCACCATCGAGAAGAAGATCTTCCCCGTGCTGTGCGGCAGTGCCCTGAAGAACAAGGGTGTGCAGCTGCTGCTCGACGCCGTGGTGGATTACCTGCCCAGCCCGCTGGAAGTCCCGGCCATCCGCGGCAAGGTCGAAGACAGCGAGGACACTGTCGACTTCCCCGCCGACCCCGAAGGCAAGCTGGCCGCGCTGGCGTTCAAGATCATGGCCGACCCCTACGTGGGCCGCCTGACCTTCGTGCGTATCTACTCAGGCACCCTGCAGTCCGGCAGCTACGTGTACAACGCCTCCAAGGACAAGCGTGACCGTGTGGGCCGCCTGCTGAAGATGCACGCCAACAGCCGCGAGGAAGTCACCGAGCTGCGCGCCGGCGAACTCGGCGCCGTGATCGGCCTCAAGGACGCCGGCACCGGCAACACCCTGATCGCCGACGGTGAGGACCGCGTGCTGCTGGAAAGCATCGACGTGCCCGAGCCTGTGATCAAGCTGGCCATCGAACCCAAGACCAAGGCCGACCAGGAAAAGATGGGCATTGGTCTGCAGAAGCTGGCCGAAGAAGATCCCACCTTCCGCGTGGAGTCCGACCAGGAAAGTGGCCAGACCACCATCTCCGGCATGGGCGAACTGCACCTGGAGATCCTGGTGGACCGCCTGAAGCGCGAGTACAAGGTCGACGCCAACGTGGGCGCCCCTCAGGTGGCCTACCGCGAGACCATCACCAAGGCCGTGGACGTCGAAGGTAAGTTCGTCCGTCAGTCCGGTGGTCGTGGTCAGTTCGGTCACGTCAAGATCAAGGCTGAGCCCCTCGAGCCCGGCGCTGGCTTTGTGTTCGAGAACATCGTGGTGGGCGGTACCGTGCCCCGCGAGTTCGTCGGACCTGCCCAGAAGGGTATCGAAGAGGCGCTGCAGAGCGGCCCCATGCTCGGCTTCCCGGTCGTGGACATGAAGGTCAGCCTGTACGACGGCTCGTACCACGAAGTGGACTCCTCGGAAATGGCCTTTAAGATAGCCGGCAGCATGGCGCTCAAGGAAGCCGTCCAGAAGGGTGCCCCCGCCATCCTGGAGCCGATCATGCGCGTCGAGGTGACGGTGCCTGAAGACTACATGGGCGACATCATCGGCGACTTGAACAGCCGCCGTGGCCAGATCCAGGGCATGGAAGCCCGCGGCAATGCCCAGATCGTCAAGGCCTTCGTGCCCCTGAGCGAGATGTTCGGTTACGCCACCGACATGCGCTCCATGACCCAAGGCCGCGCCAGCTACAGCATGTTCTTCGATCACTACAGCCAGGTCCCCAACAACCTCGCCCAGCAGCTGATGAAGAAGTAA
- the rpsG gene encoding 30S ribosomal protein S7 translates to MARRRQAEVRPLQPDLVYQDVLVSAMINRIMEDGKKNLASRIFYGACRLVQERTGQEPLKVFKQAYDNVKPRVEVRSRRVGGSTYQVPVEVSARRQQSLTLRWMMSAVDGRPERTAIERLAGEIMDAAQGRGGAIKKKDDVERMAEANRAYAHYRW, encoded by the coding sequence ATGGCACGTCGCCGCCAAGCAGAAGTGCGCCCACTCCAGCCGGACCTGGTTTACCAGGACGTGCTGGTCAGCGCAATGATCAACCGCATCATGGAAGATGGCAAGAAGAACCTGGCCAGCCGTATCTTCTACGGCGCCTGCCGTCTGGTGCAGGAGCGCACCGGTCAGGAGCCCCTCAAGGTTTTCAAGCAGGCCTATGACAACGTCAAGCCCCGCGTGGAAGTTCGCAGCCGCCGCGTGGGCGGCAGCACCTACCAGGTGCCCGTCGAGGTTAGCGCCCGCCGTCAGCAGAGCCTGACCCTGCGCTGGATGATGTCCGCCGTGGACGGCCGCCCCGAGCGCACCGCCATCGAGCGTCTGGCCGGCGAGATCATGGACGCCGCCCAGGGCCGTGGCGGCGCCATCAAGAAGAAAGACGACGTGGAGCGCATGGCGGAAGCCAACCGCGCCTACGCGCACTACCGCTGGTAA
- the rpsL gene encoding 30S ribosomal protein S12 translates to MPTTQQLLRKGRTTLQKKSKVPALKGSPFRRGVCTVVKTTTPKKPNSALRKIARVRLSSGFEVTAYIPGEGHNLQEHSVVLIRGGRVKDLPGVRYHIVRGSLDTQGVKDRNKSRSKYGTKKPKAGAAAAGAKKK, encoded by the coding sequence CTGCCTACCACCCAGCAGCTGCTCCGTAAGGGGCGCACCACGCTCCAGAAAAAGAGCAAAGTCCCGGCCCTGAAGGGCAGCCCCTTCCGCCGTGGCGTATGCACGGTCGTCAAGACCACCACCCCCAAGAAGCCCAACTCCGCGCTGCGCAAGATTGCCCGTGTGCGTCTGTCCAGTGGCTTTGAAGTCACTGCCTACATCCCCGGCGAAGGCCACAACCTGCAGGAGCACAGCGTCGTGCTGATCCGCGGCGGTCGTGTGAAGGACCTCCCCGGCGTGCGCTACCACATTGTTCGTGGCAGCCTCGACACCCAGGGCGTCAAGGACCGCAACAAGAGCCGCAGCAAGTACGGCACCAAGAAGCCCAAGGCCGGCGCTGCCGCCGCGGGCGCCAAGAAAAAGTAA
- a CDS encoding NUDIX hydrolase N-terminal domain-containing protein — MAAEPTPQLIAQELRALALSGLMYGQNPYDVDRFRRVLQLSAELAALDSPASLPEVRSAYLSHLGHVTPLLAVETVVLREGRILLIRRTDTGRWALPGGMAEVGETPAEGAERELFEETGLRGIATRLLGVLDSRYAPNLHGLHLVVPVFLVEAEGEPNPTLEASAVGWFSWDDLPPLHPGHDRSLAVARQALLTGAAFFDPALTQNWNSQASPVTSTYRGAGSWKVRLVRALVRVGAGVLLKRRPLVEAAPER; from the coding sequence ATGGCTGCTGAGCCGACGCCACAGCTGATCGCCCAGGAACTGCGCGCTCTGGCGCTGTCCGGACTCATGTATGGCCAGAATCCCTACGATGTGGACCGCTTCCGGCGTGTGTTGCAGCTCAGTGCGGAGCTGGCTGCCCTGGATTCACCTGCCAGCCTGCCGGAGGTTCGCAGTGCCTACCTGAGTCATCTGGGCCATGTCACGCCGCTGCTTGCGGTAGAGACTGTGGTACTCCGCGAGGGCCGCATATTGCTGATCCGACGAACCGACACCGGTCGCTGGGCCTTGCCGGGCGGTATGGCAGAAGTAGGGGAGACGCCGGCTGAAGGAGCCGAACGCGAACTGTTCGAGGAAACCGGCCTGCGGGGCATCGCTACCCGGCTGCTTGGGGTTCTCGACTCGCGGTATGCACCTAACCTGCACGGCCTGCACCTTGTCGTGCCTGTCTTCCTAGTCGAGGCAGAAGGCGAACCCAATCCCACCCTAGAGGCCAGCGCGGTCGGCTGGTTTTCCTGGGATGATCTTCCGCCCTTGCATCCAGGGCACGACCGCTCACTGGCTGTGGCCAGGCAGGCCCTTCTAACGGGTGCTGCTTTCTTTGACCCGGCGCTGACCCAGAACTGGAATTCACAGGCATCGCCGGTCACCTCAACGTACAGAGGGGCGGGCTCCTGGAAGGTCCGCCTTGTACGTGCACTTGTCCGGGTAGGCGCCGGGGTGTTGCTCAAGCGCAGGCCGCTGGTCGAGGCGGCACCTGAACGCTGA
- a CDS encoding aminoglycoside phosphotransferase family protein has product MSTDTESHAPARLHPDEVHTDTSLVQRLLATQFPQWAPLPVRVFLSSGSDHVLYRLGTDLAARLPRLASAAGQTEKDLHWLPRLAPQLPLSVPEPLAVGQPGEGYPWTWGVYRWLPGEPAFRERISSLSQAAGDLAGFIRALQVADPTDGPLADPESLERGAPLRNRDAWTRENISRLPDDLDRGALVAAWEAAVQAPAWSGAPVWLHGDLQSGNLLAGEGRLSAVIDFGSLRQGDPACDLAVAWNWLDAPSRAVFREALDVDPDTWARGRGWALSIAVAEIPYYLHTNPTMVERSRYAVSQVLSEHT; this is encoded by the coding sequence ATGTCCACCGATACAGAATCTCATGCCCCAGCCAGACTGCACCCTGATGAGGTCCACACCGACACTTCCCTGGTGCAGCGGCTGCTGGCAACCCAGTTCCCCCAGTGGGCGCCCCTGCCTGTGCGGGTGTTCCTGTCATCCGGCAGCGATCACGTGCTTTACCGGCTGGGCACCGACCTGGCAGCGAGACTTCCACGGCTGGCCAGCGCCGCCGGGCAAACGGAAAAGGACCTGCACTGGCTGCCCCGGCTGGCGCCTCAGCTGCCGCTGAGCGTGCCGGAGCCGCTGGCTGTGGGTCAGCCGGGCGAGGGCTACCCCTGGACCTGGGGCGTATACCGCTGGCTTCCGGGCGAACCCGCATTCAGGGAAAGGATAAGCAGCCTGTCGCAGGCCGCAGGGGACCTGGCCGGATTTATCCGCGCGCTTCAGGTTGCCGATCCCACAGACGGCCCGTTGGCAGATCCGGAATCACTGGAAAGGGGGGCGCCGCTGCGCAACCGTGATGCATGGACCCGCGAGAACATCAGCCGGCTCCCTGACGACCTGGACCGCGGAGCCCTGGTGGCTGCCTGGGAGGCAGCAGTGCAGGCGCCTGCCTGGAGTGGGGCACCGGTGTGGCTGCACGGTGACCTGCAATCCGGCAATCTGCTGGCCGGGGAGGGACGGTTAAGTGCTGTTATTGACTTCGGCTCGCTGCGGCAGGGTGATCCCGCCTGTGACCTGGCTGTGGCATGGAACTGGCTGGATGCCCCTTCCCGAGCCGTGTTCCGGGAAGCCCTGGACGTAGACCCCGACACATGGGCACGCGGACGCGGCTGGGCGCTGTCCATCGCCGTAGCGGAAATCCCCTACTACCTGCATACCAATCCCACAATGGTGGAACGTTCGCGGTACGCGGTGTCGCAGGTCCTGAGTGAGCACACGTAA
- a CDS encoding VUT family protein, producing the protein MTRLAGASSGRSSLLFTGLYLGAIVAANLIIARFGPSMAPVVAFVFIGLNLAVRDRLHDLWGRHVARNMLLLIMAGGVLSWLLNAGAGRIALASVLAFAISEAGDALLYHARRHRPYLERSNTSNVLGAALDSLIFPVVAFGGFPVAIIALQFVAKVLGGFVWSLLLNARNGRTLPTPV; encoded by the coding sequence ATGACGCGTCTGGCCGGCGCATCCTCGGGTAGGTCCTCACTACTGTTCACCGGGCTGTACCTGGGGGCCATTGTGGCGGCCAATCTGATCATCGCCCGCTTTGGACCCAGTATGGCCCCGGTGGTGGCGTTCGTCTTTATTGGACTGAATCTGGCTGTACGTGACCGTCTGCACGACCTGTGGGGTCGCCACGTTGCCCGGAACATGCTTCTGCTGATCATGGCCGGAGGTGTGCTGTCCTGGCTGCTGAATGCCGGAGCGGGCCGCATTGCGCTGGCCAGCGTTCTGGCGTTTGCCATCAGCGAGGCAGGTGACGCCCTGCTGTACCACGCCCGGCGCCACCGCCCCTACCTGGAGCGCAGCAACACCAGCAATGTGCTGGGCGCTGCGCTCGACAGCCTGATCTTTCCGGTGGTGGCCTTTGGCGGCTTTCCGGTGGCGATCATTGCGCTGCAGTTCGTGGCCAAGGTGCTGGGCGGATTCGTATGGAGTCTGCTGCTGAATGCCCGGAACGGACGCACGCTGCCTACACCCGTCTGA
- the queF gene encoding preQ(1) synthase: protein MTTTPPCQPGFDRRYDVQGLDAIDVAVLDTFPYVREDDAARYPGEPMDIEIITDEFSPVCPWSGLPDFGRLEIRYQPREKCVELKSLKYYLTSYRFVGIYHEHATRRLLADLTRLLDPLSMTIRCDYGMRGGLNTVCTVRYVAPDQASPTGGTAK from the coding sequence ATGACGACCACCCCCCCGTGCCAGCCGGGCTTTGACCGGCGCTATGACGTCCAGGGCCTCGACGCCATCGACGTGGCCGTGCTCGACACCTTTCCCTATGTCCGTGAGGATGACGCGGCCCGCTACCCCGGCGAGCCGATGGACATCGAGATCATCACCGACGAGTTCAGCCCGGTGTGCCCCTGGAGTGGCCTGCCGGACTTCGGCCGACTGGAGATCCGCTACCAGCCGCGCGAGAAGTGCGTGGAACTCAAGAGCCTGAAGTACTACCTGACCAGCTACCGCTTTGTGGGCATCTACCACGAGCACGCCACCCGGCGGCTGCTCGCGGACCTGACCCGGCTGCTAGATCCGCTGAGCATGACCATCCGCTGTGATTACGGCATGCGTGGTGGCCTCAATACCGTCTGCACCGTTCGCTACGTCGCGCCGGATCAGGCGTCCCCGACTGGTGGAACGGCCAAATGA
- the hflX gene encoding GTPase HflX: MHGNTSGLRPSQLKALSNLYRRRIEPGRIGSLELARNLAELSHDVRREVGVLIDRRGRVISVSVADAKATEFPDLRMGENRLAGFHLLHAHPKGGPLSKGDLSTLFLKRLDAVSAVEVRQEGQPGLVHTAHLTPPGTVGEEEDWRILPPVSSHQIDEFDLGAQVSALEEEIARAAVGREAKKDRERAILVQIDQGEFDAEERLDELAELARTAGAEVVHKELVYRRNLKPGTLVGAGKLEELTSRAYHLDADLLIFGQELGPAQAREIEAATGLKILDRTQLILDIFALHAQGVESRLQVELAQLRYMKPRLLGAGAALSRIGGSAGSAAGGAIGTRGPGETKLELDRRRINDRLSFLEKQLESVSQRREERRKSRERNDVPVVSIVGYTNAGKSTLLNAFTHAAEEPRRVLAENKLFATLRPTSRQGFIAGVGPVVLTDTVGFIRDLPKDLTRAFRSTLEEIGDADVLLHVVDAASPGADTRLDAVNRILEELGFRDMPTVVALNKADAADPEQLAREVERTDGIAVSALRNIGLAELKEALADAIGQVQRAELAQREEARERSAQYR; the protein is encoded by the coding sequence GTGCATGGCAATACATCGGGCCTGCGCCCGTCACAACTCAAGGCCCTGAGCAACCTGTACCGCCGCCGCATCGAACCGGGCCGGATCGGCTCACTGGAATTGGCCCGCAATCTGGCGGAGCTGTCGCACGACGTGCGGCGCGAGGTCGGGGTCCTGATTGACCGCCGCGGGCGTGTGATCAGTGTGTCAGTAGCTGATGCCAAGGCCACAGAATTCCCGGATCTGCGCATGGGCGAAAACCGCTTGGCTGGTTTTCACCTGCTGCATGCCCATCCCAAGGGCGGGCCGCTGAGCAAGGGCGACCTGTCCACGCTGTTCCTCAAGCGTCTGGATGCGGTGAGCGCCGTGGAGGTGCGTCAGGAAGGGCAACCCGGTCTGGTTCACACCGCGCACCTCACACCTCCTGGCACGGTCGGCGAGGAAGAGGACTGGCGCATTCTGCCGCCGGTCTCGTCTCATCAGATCGACGAATTTGACCTGGGGGCCCAGGTCTCGGCGCTGGAAGAGGAAATTGCCCGCGCTGCCGTGGGCCGCGAGGCGAAGAAAGACCGCGAGCGCGCCATCCTGGTTCAGATCGATCAGGGTGAATTCGATGCCGAGGAACGGCTCGATGAACTGGCCGAGCTGGCCCGTACGGCCGGCGCGGAAGTGGTCCACAAGGAACTGGTCTACCGGCGCAATCTCAAGCCCGGGACCCTGGTCGGGGCCGGCAAGCTGGAAGAACTGACCAGCCGGGCCTACCACCTGGATGCGGACCTGCTGATTTTCGGTCAGGAACTGGGCCCCGCCCAGGCGCGCGAGATCGAGGCGGCCACCGGTCTGAAGATTCTGGACCGCACTCAGCTGATCCTGGATATCTTCGCGCTGCATGCCCAGGGGGTCGAGTCGCGCCTGCAGGTGGAGCTCGCCCAGCTGCGGTACATGAAGCCGCGCCTGCTGGGAGCCGGCGCAGCGCTTTCGCGCATCGGGGGCTCGGCCGGTAGCGCGGCGGGCGGCGCCATCGGAACCCGTGGGCCGGGGGAAACGAAACTGGAGCTGGACCGCCGGCGCATCAACGACCGCTTGAGCTTTCTGGAAAAGCAGCTCGAAAGTGTCTCGCAGCGCCGCGAGGAACGCCGCAAGAGCCGTGAGCGCAACGACGTGCCGGTGGTGTCCATCGTGGGATACACCAACGCGGGCAAAAGCACGCTGCTCAACGCCTTCACGCATGCCGCCGAGGAACCGCGGCGCGTGCTCGCCGAGAACAAGCTGTTTGCCACGCTGCGTCCTACCAGCCGTCAGGGCTTTATTGCTGGGGTCGGTCCGGTGGTGTTGACTGACACAGTGGGATTCATCCGGGACCTGCCCAAGGACCTGACGCGCGCCTTCCGCTCCACCCTGGAAGAAATCGGGGACGCGGACGTCCTGCTGCACGTGGTGGATGCGGCCAGCCCTGGGGCCGACACCCGTCTGGACGCTGTGAACCGGATTCTGGAAGAGCTGGGGTTCCGGGATATGCCGACGGTGGTGGCCCTGAACAAGGCTGACGCGGCCGATCCCGAACAGCTGGCCCGTGAAGTCGAGCGGACCGATGGCATTGCGGTCAGTGCGCTGCGCAACATCGGGCTGGCGGAGCTGAAGGAAGCCCTGGCCGATGCCATTGGACAGGTGCAGCGTGCCGAACTGGCCCAGCGCGAGGAAGCGCGGGAACGCTCGGCGCAGTACCGCTAG
- a CDS encoding endonuclease/exonuclease/phosphatase family protein, with amino-acid sequence MLSSSRVAWAYLGFVALVMLLGELVAERTIPTLLLAYAPPVLWLLPAPVVLLWTFGRRRGIGVALASTLLAAWGAGLLNVPLRQPVTVGPSLRVLTYNVARGTLGAPDMLAQTLKAADADIILLQESNFVRASDITVIKAALPGYRVAQAHEVTTFTRLPLLDFRRLKLPRKHREVLVTRLRWNGQPLTVVNAHLGTVMLSSALEGDLARIRRTRDARTDQIRVLTEVAAQTQGRLLLGGDLNTPPRGQAFRLLRTTFGPSAHDVAGWGPGWTFPSLKLRIDHVMGRELSAALCVVEAARGSDHRPLLTRWQAVSGMP; translated from the coding sequence ATGTTGAGCAGTTCACGCGTCGCCTGGGCTTACTTAGGTTTCGTGGCCCTGGTCATGCTGCTGGGTGAACTGGTGGCCGAGCGGACCATTCCGACCCTGCTGCTGGCCTACGCACCACCCGTCCTGTGGCTGCTGCCCGCACCTGTGGTCTTGCTGTGGACCTTTGGACGGCGGCGCGGCATAGGTGTCGCGCTGGCCAGCACCCTGCTGGCAGCCTGGGGTGCGGGCCTGCTGAACGTGCCGTTGCGTCAGCCTGTCACCGTAGGCCCGTCGCTGCGTGTCCTGACCTACAACGTGGCCCGTGGAACCCTGGGGGCCCCAGATATGCTGGCCCAGACGCTGAAAGCTGCAGACGCCGACATCATTCTGTTGCAGGAGTCAAACTTCGTGCGGGCCAGCGACATAACAGTGATCAAGGCTGCCCTGCCCGGCTACAGGGTGGCGCAGGCACACGAGGTGACCACCTTCACCCGCCTGCCCCTGCTGGACTTTCGGCGTCTGAAGCTGCCGCGCAAGCATCGGGAAGTGCTGGTGACCCGGCTGCGCTGGAACGGCCAGCCACTGACCGTGGTCAACGCCCATCTAGGCACTGTTATGCTGTCCAGCGCCCTGGAGGGTGACCTGGCACGAATCAGGCGGACGCGTGATGCACGCACCGATCAGATTCGTGTACTGACCGAAGTCGCGGCACAGACCCAGGGGCGCCTGCTCCTGGGCGGTGACCTGAACACGCCGCCCAGAGGTCAGGCCTTCCGGCTCCTGCGGACCACGTTTGGGCCCTCGGCACATGACGTTGCCGGATGGGGCCCAGGCTGGACCTTTCCCAGTCTGAAACTACGCATCGATCATGTGATGGGCCGGGAACTGAGCGCGGCCCTCTGTGTCGTGGAAGCAGCGCGGGGCAGCGATCACCGGCCACTCCTGACAAGATGGCAGGCGGTTTCCGGCATGCCGTAG
- a CDS encoding M48 family metallopeptidase has product MHDPWVISGIPVTLKRSARRRTVGLQVRPGEVTLYAPVRVPAERLQLFLVDRRSWVEGHLQRYAAQPAAPGPLTEGSAVQFLGEELTLRLTDMRQARREGDLLWLPDEDPEQHLEAWTRRAAAEPYCDLVEEYAAVLGARPRLGRVVVSGARTRWGSCTQGGDIRLHWKLTRAPLEVLRYVALHEAAHLLELNHSPRYWAHVARIMPEYPRWRNWLRDQGHTL; this is encoded by the coding sequence ATGCACGACCCCTGGGTCATCTCCGGCATTCCTGTCACCCTGAAGCGCAGTGCCCGGCGCCGTACCGTCGGTCTCCAGGTCCGCCCGGGTGAAGTGACGTTGTATGCCCCGGTCCGGGTGCCGGCCGAGCGTCTGCAGCTGTTTCTGGTGGACCGGCGCAGTTGGGTTGAAGGGCATCTTCAGCGTTATGCGGCCCAGCCGGCGGCTCCCGGACCATTGACCGAGGGCAGTGCGGTGCAATTTCTGGGCGAAGAACTGACCCTCCGCCTGACAGACATGAGGCAGGCACGGCGCGAGGGTGACCTTCTGTGGCTGCCGGACGAGGACCCCGAGCAGCATCTGGAGGCCTGGACCCGGCGAGCTGCCGCTGAACCCTACTGCGATCTGGTGGAGGAGTATGCCGCAGTGCTGGGGGCCCGGCCCCGGCTGGGACGGGTCGTGGTCAGTGGCGCACGCACGCGCTGGGGCAGCTGTACTCAGGGCGGCGATATCCGCCTGCACTGGAAGCTGACCAGGGCTCCACTGGAGGTGCTGAGATACGTAGCGCTGCATGAGGCCGCGCATCTGCTGGAGCTCAACCATTCCCCCCGCTACTGGGCCCACGTGGCCCGCATCATGCCGGAGTATCCGAGGTGGCGGAACTGGTTGCGCGATCAGGGCCACACCCTGTAA
- the ypfJ gene encoding KPN_02809 family neutral zinc metallopeptidase, which produces MDWRNLPGSGGGIEDRRGAGGLPGGGMAVGGIGGLIITLIAMFFGIDPSVILGGGSTSPQTQQTQTQQTQTQGTPTQAGSQGQPATDEDYEFVDRILGSTNQVWGGIFQQAGRAYTRPTLQLFTQGTRSGCGQASSAVGPFYCPLDNKIYIDTSFFQTMQRRLGGGGDFAYAYVIAHEVGHHIQNELGIADQVERQQRSARSEAEQNSYGVRLELQADCFAGVWGNRVQSQANITTEDVQEAVRTAEAIGDDNLQRQSQGYVVPDSFTHGSSQQRVNWFMRGYESGDANKCDTFNIDFRQL; this is translated from the coding sequence ATGGATTGGAGAAATCTTCCTGGCAGTGGGGGCGGAATCGAGGATCGCCGTGGTGCGGGCGGTCTACCCGGCGGGGGGATGGCGGTCGGTGGCATCGGCGGCCTCATCATCACGCTCATCGCCATGTTCTTTGGCATCGACCCCAGCGTGATTCTGGGGGGCGGTTCCACGTCTCCCCAGACCCAGCAAACCCAGACCCAGCAAACCCAGACTCAGGGAACCCCGACTCAGGCTGGAAGTCAGGGCCAGCCGGCCACCGATGAAGACTACGAGTTCGTAGACCGCATTCTGGGCAGCACCAACCAGGTGTGGGGAGGCATATTTCAGCAGGCCGGCCGGGCGTATACGCGCCCGACCCTGCAACTCTTCACCCAGGGGACCCGGTCCGGCTGCGGGCAGGCCAGCAGCGCGGTGGGTCCCTTTTATTGCCCACTGGACAACAAGATCTACATCGATACCAGTTTCTTTCAGACCATGCAGCGTCGGCTGGGTGGCGGCGGTGATTTTGCCTATGCCTATGTGATTGCCCACGAGGTCGGGCACCATATCCAGAATGAACTGGGAATCGCAGATCAGGTCGAGCGCCAGCAGCGCTCTGCCCGCAGCGAGGCGGAGCAGAACAGCTACGGAGTGCGTCTGGAGTTGCAGGCCGACTGTTTCGCGGGGGTGTGGGGCAACCGCGTGCAGTCGCAGGCCAACATCACCACCGAGGACGTGCAGGAAGCGGTCCGGACGGCCGAGGCGATCGGCGACGACAATCTGCAGAGGCAGTCGCAGGGTTACGTGGTCCCGGACTCCTTCACCCACGGATCAAGCCAGCAGCGCGTCAACTGGTTCATGCGCGGCTATGAATCGGGTGACGCCAACAAGTGTGACACCTTCAATATTGATTTCCGGCAGCTGTAA